In a single window of the Labrus mixtus chromosome 20, fLabMix1.1, whole genome shotgun sequence genome:
- the LOC132954619 gene encoding essential MCU regulator, mitochondrial-like — protein sequence MASALGRLARLSALKHARFPPLSPSTGPGRTVTPGRTAVTSPTGSILPKPKTTPFGLIRIALVVVPFLYVGTRISKNFAALLEEHDIFVPDDDDDDD from the exons ATGGCGTCGGCCCTCGGTCGTCTGGCCCGGCTGTCCGCCCTCAAACACGCTCGATTCCCCCCGCTGAGCCCCTCTACCGGGCCGGGAAGGACCGTGACACCGGGCCGGACAGCCGTTACCTCCCCCACCGGAAGTATTCTACCCAAACCCAAGACG ACCCCGTTCGGTCTGATCCGGATCGCTCTGGTCGTGGTTCCCTTCCTGTACGTGGGGACTCGGATCAGTAAGAACTTCGCGGCGCTGCTGGAGGAGCACGACATCTTCGTCcccgatgatgatgatgatgatgactga